A single region of the Bacteroidales bacterium genome encodes:
- a CDS encoding glycoside hydrolase family 3 C-terminal domain-containing protein: MRYIIGDIHGCLRTLRAMVEEEIAPGRGDDLYLLGNLVAMNLDSKQIYRRKMKNNAFFLMLTVALFLLLPFGCREKAWYPFLDPSLSAEERAGDIVSRLTLEEKAAQMQNNAPAIERLGIPAYNWWNECLHGVGRDDIATVFPQAIGMAATWNPDLILKEAEVISTEARAKHHEHVRNNERSIYQGLTFWSPNINIFRDPRWGRGQETYGEDPFLTSRIAVAFVKGLQGDDPRYFKTISTPKHFAVHSGPESSRHRFNAVVDDRDLYETYLPAFEACIREAGAWSVMCAYNRTQDEACCASPRLLNDILRDAWGFKGYIVSDCGAIWDIYTGHRIVDSAYQASAMAVKAGCDLTCGNEYLSLKKAVEEGLIAEETIDQAVRRLMLARIRLGMFDPGEMVPYAQIPITENDQPEHGDLAAEVARQSMVLLKNQDGILPLKESINKIVVVGPYADQSEILLGNYNGTPSRPVTFLEGIRKRAGDGVRVSYCKGFLSLPELVTPTDIPCRFLHPASQSDELGLKAEYFSNPDLEGEPVVTTVDTMISPRWRLKAPIGNIPADHFSVRWTGYIVPPFDGTYEIGFSSDYRGRMYLNDELVIDDWQVDDWWEFNKVTLVLTKDQPVTIRLEYADDTDYAGIWLKWRMVRESGFEQTLYDEMMAELKNADVCIFVGGISPSLEGEEMQVEVDGFSGGDRTHLNLPAIDEEMLKAVHGSGVPTVLALTGGSALSVNWAHGNIPAIIQTWYPGQAGGSALADVLFGDYNPSGKLPVTFYKSVEDLPDFEDYSMNKRTYKNFKGDVLYPFGHGLSYATFDYLKASVQDSVFSQGGVCQLTVDITNTSGSAGEEVIQVYARKENAESFRPLMTLVGFKKVMLKPGEMNHIQVPVQIGQLRYYDEQHGTYQVEPGKYTLMVGSSSQDIRLQVEIAVQ; encoded by the coding sequence ATGCGCTACATCATCGGTGACATACACGGATGCCTGAGGACCTTAAGGGCCATGGTGGAAGAGGAGATTGCCCCCGGCCGCGGGGATGATCTTTACCTGCTGGGCAACCTGGTTGCAATGAATCTGGATTCCAAACAAATATACAGGAGGAAAATGAAGAATAACGCGTTTTTTCTGATGCTGACGGTTGCGCTGTTTCTGCTTTTACCCTTTGGGTGCAGGGAAAAAGCTTGGTACCCGTTCCTGGACCCTTCTCTTTCTGCAGAAGAACGGGCCGGGGACATTGTTTCCAGGCTGACCCTGGAGGAGAAGGCCGCTCAGATGCAAAACAATGCTCCCGCCATTGAACGGCTGGGGATTCCCGCCTATAACTGGTGGAACGAATGCCTTCACGGCGTGGGCCGCGATGATATCGCCACCGTGTTCCCGCAGGCCATCGGTATGGCCGCCACCTGGAATCCCGACCTGATCCTGAAGGAGGCTGAGGTCATTTCCACCGAGGCAAGGGCCAAGCACCACGAGCACGTCAGGAACAACGAACGGAGCATTTACCAGGGACTGACCTTCTGGTCGCCGAACATCAACATTTTCCGCGATCCGCGGTGGGGAAGGGGACAGGAAACCTACGGAGAAGACCCGTTCCTGACCTCGCGCATCGCCGTCGCCTTTGTCAAAGGGCTGCAGGGAGATGATCCCCGCTATTTCAAGACCATCTCCACTCCAAAGCACTTCGCGGTGCACAGCGGACCGGAGTCGTCACGGCACCGTTTCAACGCCGTCGTTGACGACCGCGACCTGTATGAGACCTACCTTCCGGCGTTCGAAGCATGTATCCGGGAAGCAGGAGCCTGGTCGGTGATGTGCGCCTATAACCGGACCCAGGACGAAGCGTGCTGCGCCAGCCCCCGCCTGCTGAACGACATCCTCAGGGATGCCTGGGGATTCAAGGGATATATCGTTTCGGACTGCGGTGCGATATGGGATATCTACACGGGCCACCGGATCGTGGATTCGGCCTACCAGGCGTCGGCCATGGCGGTGAAGGCCGGCTGCGACCTGACCTGTGGCAACGAATACCTGTCGCTTAAGAAGGCTGTGGAAGAAGGACTTATTGCCGAAGAGACCATCGACCAGGCCGTCAGGCGGCTCATGCTGGCAAGGATCCGGCTGGGCATGTTCGATCCAGGAGAGATGGTACCTTACGCACAGATTCCCATCACAGAAAACGACCAACCAGAACATGGTGACCTGGCCGCCGAAGTCGCACGCCAGAGCATGGTACTGCTGAAGAACCAGGATGGCATCCTGCCCCTGAAAGAATCCATCAACAAGATCGTGGTGGTTGGCCCCTATGCTGATCAGAGTGAGATCCTGCTGGGTAATTATAACGGAACACCTTCCCGTCCGGTCACTTTCCTGGAGGGCATCCGAAAAAGAGCAGGCGACGGGGTAAGAGTTTCTTATTGCAAAGGATTCCTCTCCCTGCCCGAGCTGGTCACTCCCACCGACATACCTTGCCGCTTCCTGCATCCTGCCTCCCAATCGGATGAGCTTGGCCTGAAGGCCGAATATTTCAGCAATCCGGATTTAGAGGGAGAACCGGTCGTCACCACCGTTGACACCATGATCAGCCCCCGCTGGCGTCTGAAGGCTCCCATCGGCAATATACCCGCTGACCATTTCTCGGTGCGTTGGACGGGATACATCGTACCTCCTTTCGATGGAACATACGAGATTGGTTTTTCATCCGACTACCGCGGGCGGATGTACCTGAACGACGAACTGGTCATCGACGACTGGCAGGTCGACGATTGGTGGGAGTTTAACAAGGTCACCCTTGTTCTTACGAAAGACCAACCGGTCACCATCCGGCTGGAATATGCCGATGATACTGACTATGCAGGGATCTGGCTGAAGTGGAGGATGGTCAGGGAATCGGGATTTGAGCAGACTTTATATGATGAGATGATGGCTGAACTGAAAAATGCGGATGTCTGCATTTTTGTGGGAGGGATATCGCCCAGCCTTGAAGGAGAGGAGATGCAGGTGGAGGTGGATGGGTTTTCCGGTGGCGACCGCACTCACCTTAACCTGCCCGCTATCGATGAAGAAATGCTCAAAGCGGTACATGGATCGGGTGTGCCAACGGTTCTGGCGCTTACAGGCGGAAGCGCCCTTTCGGTTAACTGGGCACACGGGAACATCCCGGCCATCATCCAGACGTGGTATCCCGGCCAGGCAGGTGGCTCGGCATTGGCAGACGTGCTGTTCGGAGATTATAATCCATCGGGTAAGCTTCCGGTCACGTTTTATAAGTCCGTTGAAGACCTGCCTGATTTTGAAGATTATTCAATGAACAAGCGGACATACAAGAATTTCAAAGGGGATGTACTGTATCCATTTGGCCACGGACTGAGCTATGCTACCTTTGATTACCTGAAGGCCTCCGTACAGGATTCCGTCTTTTCACAGGGCGGTGTTTGTCAGTTGACGGTCGATATAACCAATACATCGGGCAGTGCAGGGGAAGAGGTGATCCAGGTCTATGCCCGGAAAGAGAATGCTGAATCCTTCAGACCCTTGATGACGCTGGTGGGATTTAAAAAAGTCATGCTGAAGCCGGGTGAAATGAACCATATCCAGGTTCCTGTTCAGATAGGGCAACTGAGGTATTACGATGAGCAGCATGGAACCTATCAAGTTGAGCCTGGGAAATACACCCTGATGGTGGGCTCCAGCTCGCAGGATATCCGGTTGCAGGTCGAGATAGCTGTTCAGTGA
- a CDS encoding alpha-L-fucosidase, whose product MRKITILLFFSIICIESWSQESQIYVPETDPLVLSKLGQWQDLKFGLLMHWGPYSQWGIVESWSICPEDYGWCERKKGNHPESYAEYKREYENLKTTFNPVLFDPDRWANAAADAGMRYLIFTTKHHDGFCMFDTKLTDYKVTDADCPFHAHPRPDITREIFDAFRKQGMWVGPYFSKPDWHCLYYWDPYFPPLDRNVNYDPQEYPEKWEKFIRFTHDQVLELMTGYGPIDILWLDGGWVAKQPAEEIARYYADHASTGGSGFLKSSVVNQDIRMDELVGKAREKQPGLIVVDRAVCGKNQNYLTPENQVPEEALSFPWESCIISGGGWSWVPDAHYMSGHKAVQLLVDIVAKGGNLLLNIAPGPDGAWDEGAYRLLEEIGGWMKVNGEAIYDTRAIEPYKEGKVCLTSKKDGTLYLIYLADEDEKEMPSTVSLSELCPDKDARITLMGSNQKLNWKRQSDGFSISIPKSIQINPPCRYAWVIKVDKVKNTNFINH is encoded by the coding sequence ATGAGAAAGATTACTATATTATTGTTTTTTAGTATTATTTGTATCGAAAGCTGGTCACAGGAGAGTCAGATTTACGTTCCCGAAACCGATCCGCTGGTCCTCAGCAAACTCGGACAATGGCAGGACCTGAAGTTCGGGCTTTTAATGCACTGGGGACCTTACAGCCAGTGGGGCATCGTGGAATCCTGGTCCATCTGCCCGGAGGATTACGGCTGGTGTGAACGGAAAAAAGGAAATCATCCTGAAAGTTATGCCGAGTATAAAAGGGAATACGAGAATCTGAAAACGACCTTCAACCCGGTTCTCTTTGATCCTGACCGGTGGGCGAATGCGGCAGCGGATGCGGGGATGCGTTATCTGATCTTCACCACCAAGCATCACGACGGGTTTTGCATGTTCGACACAAAGCTCACCGATTATAAAGTCACGGATGCGGACTGCCCGTTTCATGCCCATCCCAGGCCGGATATCACCCGTGAGATATTCGATGCCTTCCGGAAACAGGGGATGTGGGTCGGGCCCTATTTCTCAAAACCCGACTGGCACTGCTTATATTACTGGGATCCTTATTTCCCTCCGCTGGACAGGAATGTGAATTATGATCCTCAGGAATATCCGGAGAAATGGGAGAAGTTCATCCGTTTCACCCATGATCAGGTACTGGAGTTGATGACCGGCTATGGTCCCATTGATATCCTGTGGCTGGACGGGGGCTGGGTGGCAAAGCAACCTGCTGAAGAGATCGCGCGTTATTATGCGGACCATGCCTCGACAGGGGGATCCGGATTTTTAAAAAGTTCGGTTGTCAACCAGGATATCCGGATGGACGAGCTGGTGGGGAAGGCCAGAGAGAAGCAACCCGGACTGATCGTTGTCGACCGCGCTGTTTGTGGCAAGAACCAGAACTACCTGACTCCCGAGAACCAGGTACCGGAAGAGGCGCTGTCCTTTCCCTGGGAATCCTGCATCATTTCAGGCGGCGGATGGTCGTGGGTGCCCGATGCGCACTATATGAGCGGTCATAAGGCTGTACAACTGCTGGTCGACATTGTGGCAAAAGGAGGGAACCTCTTGCTCAATATTGCTCCCGGCCCGGATGGGGCCTGGGATGAGGGAGCGTACCGGCTGCTGGAAGAAATTGGCGGGTGGATGAAGGTCAACGGTGAGGCCATTTATGACACACGGGCCATTGAACCGTATAAAGAGGGTAAAGTCTGCCTTACCTCGAAAAAAGACGGAACACTCTACCTCATTTACCTTGCTGACGAAGATGAAAAAGAAATGCCATCGACGGTCAGTTTATCTGAATTATGCCCTGATAAAGATGCCAGGATTACGTTAATGGGATCAAATCAGAAACTGAATTGGAAAAGGCAAAGCGATGGATTTTCTATCAGTATACCAAAAAGTATTCAAATAAATCCACCCTGTCGTTATGCCTGGGTGATAAAGGTTGATAAAGTGAAAAATACAAATTTCATTAACCACTGA
- the mgrA gene encoding L-glyceraldehyde 3-phosphate reductase yields MEKYIASKDRYSRMEYRRCGRSGILLPVISLGMWHNFGGVDDYEISRRIVLEAFDRGITHFDLANNYGPPPGSAEETFGRILRQDLHPWRDELIISTKAGYSMWPGPYGEWGSRKYLIASLNQSLQRMGLDYVDIFYHHRPDTNTPLDETLGALDHIVRSGKALYAGISNYPNEGTIRAEELLRKLGTPCLIHQPVYNMFKRGIEKELLDTLHKLGIGCIAFSPLAQGLLTDRYLNGIPKGSRASKPHGFLRPHQITPEVIEKVKKLNTIAGLRGQSLAQMALAWILRHDAMTSVLVGASTVEQLKENLNALNNLEFTEEELSDIITIVG; encoded by the coding sequence ATGGAAAAATACATAGCGTCGAAAGACAGGTACTCCCGGATGGAGTATCGCCGCTGTGGCCGCAGCGGCATCTTGCTGCCGGTCATTTCCCTGGGGATGTGGCATAACTTCGGGGGAGTGGATGATTATGAAATTTCACGCCGGATCGTATTGGAAGCCTTTGACCGGGGCATCACCCATTTTGACCTGGCCAACAACTACGGTCCTCCTCCCGGTTCGGCGGAAGAGACGTTTGGCAGGATTCTCAGGCAGGATCTTCATCCCTGGCGCGATGAGCTGATCATCTCCACCAAGGCGGGGTATTCTATGTGGCCGGGGCCCTATGGGGAATGGGGTTCACGAAAGTACCTCATCGCCAGTCTCAACCAGAGCCTTCAACGGATGGGACTTGATTATGTGGATATCTTTTACCATCATCGTCCGGATACGAATACTCCCCTGGATGAGACTCTTGGCGCACTGGACCATATCGTACGAAGCGGGAAAGCCCTTTACGCAGGTATTTCGAACTATCCGAACGAGGGTACCATCCGTGCTGAGGAGTTACTGCGGAAACTGGGCACTCCCTGCCTGATCCATCAGCCGGTCTATAACATGTTCAAGCGAGGCATTGAAAAGGAGCTGTTGGACACCCTCCACAAGTTGGGCATAGGCTGCATCGCCTTTTCCCCACTGGCGCAGGGATTGCTCACCGACCGGTACCTTAACGGCATTCCGAAGGGTTCGCGTGCATCCAAACCGCACGGGTTTCTGCGGCCGCACCAGATCACCCCGGAGGTCATTGAAAAGGTGAAAAAATTGAATACCATCGCTGGATTGCGAGGCCAAAGCCTGGCACAGATGGCACTCGCCTGGATTTTGCGGCACGATGCCATGACGTCGGTACTGGTAGGCGCCAGCACTGTTGAACAACTGAAAGAAAACCTGAATGCGTTAAATAATCTGGAGTTTACAGAAGAGGAGCTCTCAGATATTATAACGATCGTCGGTTAA
- a CDS encoding T9SS type A sorting domain-containing protein, with product MTKRLTLFLATGSIIITAGLLMIFRSPEPLTSSVQSPSIVHTRKMSKSALMPLMAEYQFQKLRDPATDRIPPNIRSRELSFASRLPVAATSREQDWIWRGPNNIGGRMLCIALDVDDESHLLAGSASGGMWHSTDAGQSWKKTTSPDAEQSATCIVQDRRAGKHHIWYYGTGELLSTTNRNISTNVRTVGIGNGIFKSTDNGASWVPLASTQGGSPEVLNEIFQGVWRIATDPVSTDKDIVYAACYGAIMRSENGGATWQVVLGDLPNKSFCTDIAITSDGILYALLSGYGWGVEPPDKAGIWRSANGISWTNITPTGFPADNRVSRLALAPSNNNVMYVFTESQSTDMAPFNGYANTVNTFWKMTWDAEADTAIWEDRTPGMKGAGNGDINSFPNSFVVYGGYTFTMGVKPDNENVVFIGGLNVYRSENGFADSLQTTYIGGYPFDMDSLHGLHPDEHGIAFLHSDPSVMFLANDGGIYVTQDCMADSMDNSWTRLNYKLTTTQFYSVAIDHGAANDDWILGGLQDNNWYYSVTEDPSELWFDIDICYDGFATCVADDWEYCVISAYSGNIWTSQFDDDMHTKNIFYQLPDTLLAYYDPVMGSNSLFPFYQNFALDPNTNEIFYLPTVTSIWRKDDMKAASYDTSLRNVGWTHLSNVDIGQASDISYIAVSTSPPNRLYYGTSLGKLFRLDDAHTGNPVPVDITGDDFPPNAFLAFIDIDPEDADHAMVVFSNYGVQSLFHTTDGGATWTAVGGNLEEHPDGSGSGPSVRCSKKVVRDGQDAVFVGTSVGLYSTNELKGDSTIWVKEGASSIGNVIVDMIDSRSSDGFMAVGTHGNGVYSKHFEPTAGIGVPILKSSLTLVRIFPNPAHGTAQVEISCETSQALEIHLYNSGGKLMVVLFRDRISPGTHTIPVDLNEVPAGLYHLCLLPSEGKIVKKILVL from the coding sequence ATGACAAAACGATTGACCTTATTCCTGGCAACAGGATCCATCATCATTACAGCAGGTCTTCTGATGATCTTCCGGTCCCCTGAGCCGTTGACCTCTTCCGTGCAGTCGCCTTCGATCGTGCACACCAGGAAAATGTCCAAAAGCGCCTTAATGCCTTTGATGGCAGAGTACCAGTTCCAAAAGCTGAGAGATCCTGCAACGGACCGTATCCCTCCCAACATCCGGTCACGTGAGCTTTCCTTTGCCTCCCGGCTGCCTGTGGCCGCAACGAGCCGGGAACAGGACTGGATCTGGCGGGGACCCAACAACATCGGCGGCAGGATGCTGTGCATTGCCCTCGACGTAGATGATGAGAGCCACCTGCTGGCAGGCAGCGCCTCCGGTGGCATGTGGCATTCCACCGACGCGGGACAGTCCTGGAAAAAAACAACCTCCCCCGACGCGGAGCAGAGCGCCACGTGCATCGTACAGGACCGCAGGGCAGGAAAGCACCATATCTGGTACTACGGCACCGGCGAACTGCTTAGCACCACCAACCGCAACATCAGCACCAACGTGCGGACGGTCGGTATCGGTAACGGTATCTTCAAATCAACCGATAACGGTGCGTCCTGGGTGCCACTGGCTTCAACACAGGGTGGCTCCCCGGAAGTCCTTAACGAGATCTTCCAGGGTGTCTGGAGGATCGCCACGGACCCGGTCAGCACCGATAAAGACATTGTCTATGCAGCCTGCTACGGGGCCATCATGCGGTCGGAAAACGGAGGCGCCACCTGGCAGGTGGTCCTGGGCGACCTTCCCAACAAATCGTTCTGTACCGACATCGCCATCACCTCTGACGGGATCCTCTACGCCCTGCTGAGCGGCTACGGCTGGGGAGTCGAACCGCCCGACAAAGCCGGCATCTGGCGATCCGCCAACGGCATATCCTGGACAAACATCACTCCCACCGGGTTCCCGGCGGATAACCGTGTTTCACGGCTGGCCCTGGCCCCTTCCAACAACAACGTGATGTACGTCTTTACCGAATCACAGTCTACGGACATGGCGCCCTTTAACGGCTACGCCAATACGGTCAACACGTTCTGGAAGATGACCTGGGATGCGGAAGCCGATACGGCCATCTGGGAAGACCGCACCCCCGGCATGAAAGGTGCAGGCAACGGCGACATCAACAGCTTCCCGAATTCGTTCGTGGTCTATGGCGGATATACGTTCACCATGGGCGTAAAGCCTGACAATGAGAATGTCGTATTCATCGGGGGGCTGAATGTCTACCGCTCTGAGAATGGTTTCGCCGACAGCCTTCAAACCACCTACATCGGCGGGTATCCTTTCGATATGGATTCACTGCACGGCCTACACCCCGACGAGCATGGCATTGCCTTCCTGCACTCGGATCCCAGCGTGATGTTCCTGGCCAACGATGGGGGCATCTATGTCACACAGGACTGCATGGCCGACAGTATGGACAACAGCTGGACCAGGCTTAATTACAAGCTGACGACCACCCAGTTCTACTCCGTTGCGATCGATCACGGAGCGGCCAATGACGACTGGATCCTTGGAGGGCTGCAAGACAATAACTGGTACTATTCCGTCACGGAGGATCCTTCGGAACTCTGGTTCGATATCGATATCTGCTACGACGGCTTCGCCACCTGTGTGGCGGATGACTGGGAATACTGCGTGATCTCGGCCTATAGCGGAAATATCTGGACATCACAGTTCGATGATGACATGCATACGAAAAATATCTTCTACCAGCTCCCCGATACGCTGCTGGCCTATTATGATCCGGTGATGGGCTCGAACTCCCTCTTCCCGTTCTACCAGAATTTCGCGCTGGATCCCAATACCAACGAAATATTCTACCTGCCGACGGTCACCAGCATCTGGCGAAAGGACGACATGAAAGCGGCCTCTTATGACACCAGTCTGCGGAACGTCGGCTGGACCCATCTGAGCAACGTAGACATCGGTCAGGCAAGCGACATCAGCTATATTGCTGTCTCCACCAGCCCGCCCAACCGATTGTACTACGGTACCAGCCTGGGAAAATTGTTCCGCTTGGATGATGCCCACACGGGCAATCCCGTGCCTGTGGATATCACCGGTGATGATTTTCCGCCCAACGCCTTTTTGGCTTTCATCGATATTGATCCCGAAGATGCCGACCACGCGATGGTAGTGTTTTCCAACTATGGAGTTCAAAGCCTGTTTCATACAACCGACGGGGGAGCCACCTGGACCGCTGTGGGAGGCAACCTGGAAGAACATCCGGACGGTTCCGGCTCGGGGCCATCCGTGCGCTGCTCGAAGAAAGTGGTGCGCGACGGCCAGGATGCCGTCTTCGTCGGCACGTCGGTCGGACTGTACTCCACCAATGAGCTGAAAGGGGATTCGACGATCTGGGTGAAGGAAGGAGCATCCTCCATTGGAAACGTGATCGTCGACATGATCGACTCCCGCTCCAGCGACGGATTCATGGCCGTTGGAACGCACGGCAACGGAGTGTACAGCAAGCATTTTGAGCCCACTGCCGGCATCGGTGTACCAATCCTGAAATCATCGCTGACACTGGTCAGGATCTTCCCAAATCCGGCACATGGAACAGCCCAGGTAGAGATATCCTGTGAAACTTCGCAAGCACTTGAGATCCATCTTTATAATTCCGGGGGAAAACTGATGGTTGTCCTCTTCCGTGACCGCATCTCTCCGGGAACACATACGATCCCGGTGGATTTGAATGAAGTCCCCGCTGGCCTTTACCATCTTTGTCTGCTTCCATCTGAAGGAAAAATTGTAAAAAAGATACTGGTGTTGTGA